From Zingiber officinale cultivar Zhangliang chromosome 5B, Zo_v1.1, whole genome shotgun sequence, the proteins below share one genomic window:
- the LOC121984936 gene encoding probable E3 ubiquitin-protein ligase RHC1A, translating into MSTNLATHWCYQCNQRVQPRERDMVCPNCDSGFVLEYDEMEATMNHFAGMDSGGFQDPLIRLMEAFSTSMREGRVGRRHHGGLMRRPYANSNFGMEFGPGPWLVFRGQIPFHAFDDHGLEVLLNGQQGLGVRRAGMSDYFVGPGLDELMEQMMHNDRRGPPPASQSSIDAMPIIKINQRHLQGDSHCPVCKEMFEIGSEAREMPCKHLYHSECIIPWLEQHNSCPVCRYEMPTRGSGSCRSSRRNTQSSGSSSSSSRNNGQRRRNLFSYLWPFHSSSSS; encoded by the coding sequence ATGTCAACCAATTTAGCGACACACTGGTGTTACCAGTGTAATCAAAGAGTTCAACCTCGTGAGAGGGACATGGTCTGTCCCAATTGTGATTCTGGTTTCGTGTTAGAATATGATGAGATGGAGGCTACGATGAACCACTTTGCTGGAATGGATTCTGGTGGCTTTCAGGATCCGTTGATCAGGTTGATGGAGGCATTCTCTACTTCGATGAGAGAGGGAAGAGTAGGAAGGAGGCACCATGGTGGACTCATGAGAAGACCCTATGCCAATTCGAACTTTGGTATGGAATTTGGCCCAGGTCCTTGGTTGGTTTTTAGGGGACAAATTCCATTTCATGCGTTTGACGATCACGGGTTGGAAGTTCTTCTCAATGGGCAACAGGGTCTTGGAGTCCGACGGGCTGGCATGTCAGACTATTTTGTTGGACCGGGGTTGGATGAACTGATGGAACAGATGATGCATAACGATAGGCGTGGTCCACCACCCGCCTCGCAATCATCTATCGATGCTATGCCCATCAtaaaaattaaccaaagacatcTACAAGGCGATTCACACTGTCCAGTTTGCAAGGAGATGTTCGAAATAGGGTCTGAAGCCCGAGAGATGCCATGCAAACATTTGTACCACTCCGAGTGCATCATCCCATGGTTAGAACAACATAATTCCTGCCCAGTTTGCCGATATGAGATGCCCACTCGCGGTTCTGGGAGCTGTAGGAGTTCAAGAAGGAACACACAAAGCTCAGGTAGCAGTAGTAGCAGTTCCAGAAACAATGGACAACGCCGCAGGAACCTGTTTTCCTACCTGTGGCCCTTCCACTCTTCAAGCTCTAGTTGA
- the LOC121984937 gene encoding probable glycerol-3-phosphate dehydrogenase [NAD(+)] 1, cytosolic, producing MVGAVERSHNNVLSNGSLHHSNGAEERLDELRRILSKSDGDLLKIVSVGAGAWGSVFAALLQDAYGHLRDKVQIRIWRRPGRSVDRATAEHLFEVINSREDVLRRLIRRCAYLKYVEARLGDRILYADEILKDGFCLNMIETPLCPLKVVTNLQEAVWDADIVVNGLPSTETREVFEEISRYWKERISVPIIISLAKGIEAALDPIPHIITPTQMIKSATRVPIDNILYLGGPNIASEIYNKEYANARICGAEKWRKPLAKFLRQPHFIVWDNSDLITHEVMGGLKNVYAIGAGMVAALTNESATSKSVYFAHCTSEMIFITHLLAEQPEKLAGPLLSDTYVTLLKGRNAWYGQMLAKGELSPDMGDSIKGKGMIQGVSAIGAFYELLSQSSLNVFHPEVKTPIAPAELCPILKTLYKILIRRESPAQAILQALRDETMNDPRERIEIAQSQVFYRPSLLGQP from the exons ATGGTCGGCGCTGTGGAACGAAGCCACAATAATGTCCTCTCCAACGGATCCCTTCACCACTCCAACGGCGCGGAAGAAAGGCTCGACGAGCTCCGCCGCATTCTCAGCAAGTCCGACGGCGATCTCCTAAAGATTGTCAGCGTCGGCGCCGGAGCTTGGGGCAGTGTGTTTGCTGCTCTCCTGCAAGATGCCTACGGCCATCTCCGCGACAAGGTTCAGATCAGGATATGGAGGCGGCCAGGTCGGTCGGTCGATCGGGCCACAGCTGAGCATCTGTTCGAGGTCATCAATTCAAGAGAGGACGTCCTGCGCCGGTTGATCAGGAGATGCGCCTACTTGAAGTATGTCGAAGCTCGGCTCGGCGACCGGATTCTGTATGCGGATGAGATATTGAAGGATGGCTTCTGCTTGAATATGATCGAGACGCCACTTTGTCCCTTGAAGGTCGTCACCAACCTGCAAGAAGCAGTGTGGGATGCTGACATTGTGGTGAATGGCCTGCCATCTACTGAAACAAGGGAAGTGTTTGAGGAGATCAGTAGGTATTGGAAGGAGAGGATCAGTGTTCCAATTATCATCTCTCTTGCTAAGGGCATCGAAGCAGCTTTAGATCCCATCCCGCATATCATAACGCCTACTCAGATGATCAAGTCTGCAA CCAGGGTTCCGATCGATAACATTCTTTATCTAGGAGGACCTAACATTGCATCAGAGATATACAATAAGGAGTACGCTAATGCACGAATCTGCGGGGCAGAGAAGTGGAGAAAGCCTCTTGCCAAGTTCTTACGGCAGCCACATTTTATCGTGTGGGATAACAGTGATCTGATCACTCATGAAGTTATGGGTGGATTGAAGAATGTTTACGCCATCGGCGCTG GCATGGTAGCAGCCCTGACAAATGAGAGTGCAACAAGCAAATCAGTCTACTTTGCCCACTGCACATCTGAGATGATATTTATTACTCATTTGTTAGCCGAACAGCCGGAAAAACTAGCCGGTCCCTTGTTGTCCGATACATATGTGACTCTCTTAAAGGGGCGCAATGCGTGGTATGGCCAAATGCTCGCCAAGGGAGAACTGAGTCCTGATATGGGTGACAGCATCAAAGGGAAAGGAATGATTCAG GGTGTTTCTGCGATCGGTGCATTTTACGAGCTACTCAGTCAGTCGAGTCTAAATGTGTTCCACCCGGAGGTGAAAACTCCAATTGCTCCGGCCGAGTTGTGTCCTATTCTCAAAACACTCTACAAGATACTTATCAGGAG GGAGTCGCCTGCACAGGCCATTCTTCAAGCATTAAGAGATGAAACCATGAACGATCCTCGCGAAAGGATCGAGATAGCGCAGAGTCAGGTGTTCTACAGGCCATCCTTGCTTGGTCAGCCATGA
- the LOC121987613 gene encoding uncharacterized protein LOC121987613 translates to MAAIYPLSASISSRRSLPGLSLPLNPLFPVLHRRSISLSSKRLTVSRKSIRAVAEGEAANPLEDPATDTVVAAATEEEEGATVAVPVSPSDLLTMYFQAEGTMDESAIPVVSKALQVSEGISDVSVRVDEGIATVELTKQTTVQATGVASNLVEIIQGAGFKLQSLNLSFEDEEDAVAVR, encoded by the exons ATGGCGGCCATCTATCCTCTCTCCGCTTCCATCTCTTCCCGGAGATCCCTCCCTGGCttgtctctccccctcaatccgcTCTTTCCAGTACTCCACCGGCGAAGCATCTCTCTGTCGTCGAAGCGGCTCACCGTCTCGAGGAAGTCCATCAGGGCCGTGGCCGAGGGGGAGGCAGCGAACCCGTTGGAAGACCCAGCTACTGACACAGTCGTGGCCGCAGCgacggaggaggaagaaggagcgaCGGTTGCCGTCCCCGTCTCTCCGTCGGATCTCCTCACCATGTACTTCCAG GCCGAAGGAACGATGGATGAATCGGCGATTCCTGTCGTGAGCAAGGCATTACAG GTATCGGAAGGAATCAGCGATGTGAGTGTTCGAGTAGATGAGGGCATTGCCACTGTTGAG CTAACTAAACAGACAACAGTCCAGGCAACCGGAGTGGCTTCCAACTTAGTGGAGATTATTCAAGGAGCAGGCTTCAAGCTGCAAAGCTTAAATTTAAGTTTCGAGGATGAAGAGGATGCTGTTGCTGTCCGCTAA